A region from the Gemmatimonadales bacterium genome encodes:
- the chrA gene encoding chromate efflux transporter, whose product MNARGDAPPPRTPFRELAGLFLKLGTVAFGGPAAHVALMEDEVVRRRRWLSREQFLDYLGATNLIPGPNSTELAIHIGHARAGWPGLLVAGACFILPAALIVTAVAWIYVRFGSLPAAAGILYGVKPVVIAVVLQALWRLGRTAVRSRELAALGVGAVIATALGVNELAVLAAAGLVMAVARGIARDGRGRLPAMHGITGTAGGAGAAAGAATATVTAAVAATAAGPGTLTGLFVVFVKIGAVLFGSGYVLLAFLRADLVERLRWLTERQLLDAVAVGQVTPGPVFTTATFVGYLLAGPGGAAVATVGIFLPAFVFVALSGPLIPRLRRSPLAGAVLDGVNVASLALMAVVTWQLGRAAIVDGVTLGLALASAGLLFYGQVNSAWLVAAGAGVGLGIAAVR is encoded by the coding sequence GTGAACGCGCGCGGCGATGCGCCGCCGCCCCGCACGCCGTTTCGCGAGCTCGCCGGGCTCTTTCTCAAGCTAGGCACCGTCGCGTTCGGAGGGCCAGCGGCGCACGTCGCGTTGATGGAAGACGAGGTGGTGCGGCGGCGGCGCTGGCTCAGCCGCGAGCAGTTTCTCGATTATCTCGGCGCCACCAATCTCATCCCCGGGCCCAATTCCACCGAGCTCGCGATTCACATCGGGCACGCGCGTGCGGGGTGGCCGGGACTGCTCGTGGCCGGCGCTTGCTTCATTCTGCCCGCGGCGCTGATCGTCACCGCCGTTGCGTGGATTTACGTCCGCTTCGGCTCGCTGCCGGCGGCGGCGGGGATTCTGTACGGCGTGAAGCCGGTGGTGATCGCCGTCGTGCTGCAGGCGCTGTGGCGGCTCGGCCGGACGGCGGTGCGGAGTCGGGAGCTCGCGGCGCTCGGAGTCGGCGCGGTGATCGCGACGGCGCTCGGGGTGAATGAGCTCGCGGTGCTCGCGGCGGCGGGACTCGTGATGGCGGTGGCGCGCGGGATCGCGCGGGACGGACGCGGGCGGCTGCCGGCCATGCACGGTATCACGGGCACCGCTGGAGGTGCGGGCGCCGCCGCAGGCGCCGCCACCGCGACCGTCACCGCCGCTGTGGCCGCCACCGCAGCGGGCCCGGGCACGCTCACGGGGCTGTTCGTGGTCTTCGTCAAGATCGGCGCCGTCCTCTTCGGCAGTGGGTACGTGCTGCTCGCGTTCCTGCGCGCGGATCTGGTCGAGCGGCTCCGCTGGCTTACCGAGCGGCAACTGCTCGACGCGGTGGCGGTGGGCCAGGTGACGCCGGGGCCGGTGTTCACCACGGCGACGTTCGTGGGCTATTTGCTCGCCGGTCCAGGCGGCGCCGCGGTGGCGACCGTGGGCATTTTTCTGCCGGCATTCGTATTCGTCGCGCTGAGCGGGCCGCTGATCCCGCGGCTGCGGCGTTCGCCGCTCGCGGGCGCGGTGCTCGATGGCGTCAACGTCGCGTCGCTGGCGCTCATGGCGGTGGTGACCTGGCAACTGGGCCGGGCGGCAATCGTGGACGGCGTGACGCTCGGGTTGGCGCTCGCGAGCGCGGGGCTCTTGTTCTATGGACAGGTCAACTCGGCATGGCTGGTGGCGGCAGGTGCGGGGGTGGGGCTTGGGATAGCGGCGGTAAGGTGA
- a CDS encoding DoxX family protein has protein sequence MPIAAAAPSSAPRPRHIDAALLVLRIVVGIIFIMHGGQKFFVWGIGGTTQAFGGMGVPIPGFTAPLVAVVELFCGIAVLIGLLTRLAAIPLVIDMLSAILLVHAKNGFFGKGIEFPLVLGTGALVLLLAGSGAYGVDAVLGRRGSREA, from the coding sequence ATGCCGATCGCAGCCGCCGCACCGTCCAGCGCACCGCGCCCCCGCCACATCGACGCCGCATTGCTCGTGCTCCGCATCGTCGTGGGGATCATCTTCATCATGCATGGCGGGCAGAAGTTCTTCGTGTGGGGCATCGGGGGAACGACGCAAGCGTTCGGCGGCATGGGCGTGCCGATCCCGGGCTTCACCGCGCCGCTCGTGGCGGTGGTCGAGCTCTTCTGCGGGATCGCGGTGCTAATCGGGCTGCTCACGCGCCTCGCAGCCATTCCGCTCGTGATCGACATGCTTTCGGCGATTCTGCTCGTGCATGCGAAGAACGGATTCTTCGGGAAGGGCATCGAGTTCCCGCTCGTGCTTGGCACGGGGGCCCTGGTGCTGTTGCTGGCGGGCTCGGGGGCGTACGGAGTGGATGCGGTGCTCGGGCGGCGCGGGTCGCGGGAAGCCTGA
- a CDS encoding DUF1259 domain-containing protein yields the protein MTSQTHCPHRRVRVARHIVVVVMGCTLSAVAPITLVPPAAHAQGSAQDLAGARDPRWAPIRKVFGQGEAEGPYFRVNLPRSDLHVSIGGDALDPDFEFTSYIGFMPAGRGVLAMGESILLEDEVPAVLAEARRQHVDVTAVHNHLQRERPRIIYVHVMAEGAPDDVAKRLRALFAKSATPLKPLKPEPSRADWSAIDAVLGTHSEAEGSVAEYVFPRREQLTVRGRPVESSGALETASEVVFQQLGGGRVANTGELYLLPSEVESVVRALSEHGLDVTALHNHMLDDGPAHYWVHWYATGNGPTLARGVEAALAQMNSARIAAAGE from the coding sequence ATGACCAGCCAGACCCATTGCCCGCATCGCCGCGTTCGCGTCGCTCGTCACATTGTCGTCGTTGTCATGGGCTGCACCCTGTCCGCGGTGGCGCCCATCACGCTCGTCCCGCCGGCCGCGCACGCGCAGGGGTCTGCGCAGGACTTGGCGGGCGCGCGCGATCCCCGCTGGGCACCGATCCGCAAGGTCTTCGGCCAGGGCGAGGCCGAGGGTCCGTACTTCCGCGTGAACCTGCCCAGGAGCGACCTCCACGTCAGCATCGGCGGCGACGCGCTCGACCCCGATTTCGAGTTCACCAGCTACATCGGCTTCATGCCGGCGGGTCGGGGCGTGCTCGCCATGGGCGAGAGCATCCTGCTCGAGGACGAAGTTCCGGCCGTGCTGGCCGAGGCGCGCCGGCAACATGTCGACGTAACCGCAGTGCACAACCACCTGCAGCGTGAGCGGCCGCGCATCATCTACGTGCACGTGATGGCGGAGGGGGCGCCGGATGATGTGGCGAAGCGGCTCCGCGCGCTGTTCGCGAAGAGCGCCACGCCGCTCAAGCCGCTTAAGCCCGAACCGAGCCGCGCCGACTGGTCGGCCATCGACGCGGTGCTCGGCACGCATTCGGAAGCCGAGGGCAGCGTGGCCGAGTATGTCTTTCCGCGCCGCGAGCAGCTCACGGTGCGGGGACGACCTGTCGAGTCGAGCGGCGCACTGGAAACGGCGTCGGAAGTCGTCTTCCAGCAGCTCGGCGGCGGCCGGGTGGCGAACACCGGCGAGCTGTATCTCCTGCCGAGCGAGGTGGAGTCCGTGGTGCGCGCGCTTAGCGAACATGGGCTCGACGTGACCGCGCTGCACAATCACATGCTCGACGACGGGCCGGCGCACTACTGGGTGCACTGGTACGCCACCGGCAACGGGCCCACGTTGGCGCGCGGTGTCGAGGCAGCGCTCGCGCAGATGAACAGCGCACGCATCGCGGCGGCGGGAGAGTGA